CACGCTTTTGAAATTCCTTCTGTCGCCGAAGCATAAACCCCATAAACAAAAAACAACCCCAAAAATACATAAAGGTGGGTGTTAAACGACATACCAAAATATACCGTAGCAAATAAAGCGAGCCCGAAGATAAAAATGGCCTTCAGCCCGACTTTATCGGCCAGAATACCGATAGGAAAGGCAAACAAAGCATAAATAAGATTATAGAAAATATAAAGGCCTACCACCATAGTGTCGTCGAGTCCGGACTGCTTCGCCTGAAGTAAAAGAAAAACATCCGAACTATTGAACAGCGTAAAAATCAAAAGTCCGAATACCAGTTTCCTGTATGCTGGCGGGCTTTTTTTCCAATATTTTAAGAAGGAAAAAAAAGGCGTTTTTACTTTTGGTTTATGGCTGTTTATCTTTTTATCCTTGAGGAAAAAAGTGGATAACACGGCCAGTAATCCAGGGATAAATGCTATAAAAAAAAGCGACTTATAGTCTTCCGGAAAATAATATAAATAAATTAATGCCAGGGAGGGTCCGATAACGGCTCCTAAAGTGTCCATGGATCGGTGAAATCCAAAAACTTTTCCCTTGGTCTTTGGGGTGGCTTCGTCTGAAAGGATGGCATCTCTCGCGCCGGTCCGGATCCCTTTGCCGAACCGGTCAATGGTTCGTGCGAAAAATATCCAAAGCGGATAGATAAACAGGGCCATCATTGGTTTGGAAATAGCGCTGAAAGCATAACCAATGCGGACAAAAGGAACCCGTTTGCCGGAAACATCAGAAAGTTTGCCAAAATACCCTTTGCTTAGTCCTGCTGTGGCTTCGGCGAGCCCTTCAAGAATGCCAATCAGCAGAACGGAAAAACCTATTTGCTTTAAATAAATGGGCATTATTGGATACAGCATTTCGCTCGCTGTATCGGTAAACAAACTTACGAATGACAAAACCCAAACGGCTCTGGTAATATGTTTCATATTTCTCTTTGTTTTTAGGTTATCATAGAGTATCGTTCAGTTTGCCGCCCAAAAAGACACGAGGCTTATTTGAATCCAATATTATACTCATAATAACTACCCACCCGTCAAAACCCTCTCGGCTTCCTTGTATTTTTGATAGTCTTCGGTCATTTCGAGATAAATGGTAACTTGTTTGAGTGCCCTGATAATGGTCAGATCACTGGGACTGATCCGGTAGGCCTTTTCAAGGTAGGGAAGAGCATTCTTAAAATGTTGATTTACTTCTGCTTCGTATTTTTTCGCTTTTTCAAAATCATCCGTTTCCATCGCCTTTTTGGAAACCTCTGCTGCCCGGTTCACATATAATGCTCCCAGGTTAAAAAACGCAACGACATTCCTGTCATCAATGGTTATGGCCTTTTTATAAACGGAGATTGCTTTTTCCTGGTCCACCTTTTCCAGCAACCGGGCATAAGCCACCTGTTTGATATAGTTCTGCGGATCCTCTTTCACCGCCTTGTCGAATTTTTCCAGTGCCTGCTTCAGTTTATCCGGAGAGTTTAACAATATATCCAGTTCAAATGCCGAGAGGTCGGCTTTGGCGGTTTCGTATTGCTCGCTCAGTGCCGCCCAGTATTCCGCAGTATAATCCGCCTGCCTTAATCTGCTGTG
This sequence is a window from Lewinellaceae bacterium. Protein-coding genes within it:
- a CDS encoding MFS transporter, which produces MKHITRAVWVLSFVSLFTDTASEMLYPIMPIYLKQIGFSVLLIGILEGLAEATAGLSKGYFGKLSDVSGKRVPFVRIGYAFSAISKPMMALFIYPLWIFFARTIDRFGKGIRTGARDAILSDEATPKTKGKVFGFHRSMDTLGAVIGPSLALIYLYYFPEDYKSLFFIAFIPGLLAVLSTFFLKDKKINSHKPKVKTPFFSFLKYWKKSPPAYRKLVFGLLIFTLFNSSDVFLLLQAKQSGLDDTMVVGLYIFYNLIYALFAFPIGILADKVGLKAIFIFGLALFATVYFGMSFNTHLYVFLGLFFVYGVYASATEGISKAWISNITDPKDIATGIGTFSGLQSICAMIASSLTGFIWFWLGAKIAFITTASATLLVLVYFLTIPKPTTKLN